In the Malaya genurostris strain Urasoe2022 chromosome 1, Malgen_1.1, whole genome shotgun sequence genome, one interval contains:
- the LOC131425207 gene encoding cuticle protein 2, whose product MFRFILLSTLLVAATAQYQGGYNRDPKTAAILSEQRYLSGDGKFGAAYDQEDGTNFKEETDADGNRRGSYSYVDPSGQRRTVSYVAGKNGFQASGDHLPVAPAAPAHAAPQPQYQPQAQYQPQPAPQYQPQPQYQPQFSSGGRSYDNQGYDDGQYDPRWNDPSFSEQHSRQAPAPAPAPAPAPVSNYRPAPAPVAPAPQYSHYNHAQVGQQPHQEWTTQAPHRFQPPGKLQLNRTPDGFSYSFNKV is encoded by the exons ATGTTTCGATTT ATATTGCTATCAACGTTGCTTGTAGCAGCGACTGCCCAATACCAAGGTGGTTACAATCGGGATCCGAAAACTGCTGCTATCCTGAGTGAACAGCGCtatctttccggagatggcaAATTTGGCGCTGCATACGACCAGGAAGATGGAACTAACTTCAAAGAAGAGACGGATGCCGATGGTAATCGTCGTGGATCCTACAGCTACGTTGACCCATCTGGACAAAGAAGAACTGTCTCCTACGTCGCTGGCAAAAATGG CTTTCAAGCTTCTGGAGACCACCTTCCAGTAGCTCCTGCTGCTCCAGCTCATGCTGCACCTCAGCCACAGTACCAACCGCAAGCTCAATATCAGCCTCAGCCAGCACCACAGTACCAGCCACAGCCACAGTATCAGCCGCAGTTCAGCAGCGGTGGACGCAGCTATGATAACCAAGGTTATGACGATGGTCAATACGATCCACGCTGGAACGATCCATCGTTCAGCGAACAACACTCACGTCAAGCTCCGGCTCCAGCCCCGGCACCGGCACCAGCTCCCGTTTCTAACTATCGTCCTGCTCCGGCACCAGTAGCTCCTGCTCCACAATACAGTCACTATAATCATGCTCAGGTTGGTCAACAGCCACACCAGGAATGGACTACTCAGGCACCTCATCGATTCCAGCCGCCTGGCAAACTGCAGCTGAACAGAACTCCTGAcggttttagttactcttttaACAAAGTTTAA